The proteins below come from a single Agrococcus beijingensis genomic window:
- the paaK gene encoding phenylacetate--CoA ligase PaaK, translated as MLDQPTASDHLRDSGERLSLDELRALQLERLQQTVRHAYANVPTYTQKLDQAGVHPDDIRTLDDIAKLPFTTKEDLRQSYPFGMFAVPMEQVVRIHASSGTTGRPTVVGYTQADLDHWADLVARSLRAAGVRPGMKVHNAYGYGLFTGGLGAHAGIERLGATVIPVSGGGTTRQVQLINDFKPDAIMCTPSYLLTIADAFEDAGLDPRESSLKIAICGAEPWTNEMRAELERRMGLVAVDIYGLSEVMGPGVASESAITKDGPTIWEDHFLPEVIDGDTGEVLPDGQMGELVFTSLTKTAFPVLRYRTRDLTRLLPGTAQPTMRRIEKITGRNDDMIILRGVNLFPTQIEEIALEIEHLTPHFILELVKRGQMDGLVVKIECTPGVKPVVSTAAAEILKLRIKERIGTTVDVEIVPAGSLPRSEGKYKRVYDFRTTPPVE; from the coding sequence ATGCTCGACCAGCCCACCGCATCCGATCACCTCCGCGACAGCGGCGAGCGGCTGTCGCTCGACGAGCTGCGCGCCCTGCAGCTCGAGCGGCTGCAGCAGACCGTGCGGCACGCCTACGCGAACGTGCCCACCTACACGCAGAAGCTCGACCAGGCCGGCGTGCACCCCGACGACATCCGCACGCTCGACGACATCGCGAAGCTGCCCTTCACCACGAAGGAGGACCTGCGCCAGTCGTACCCCTTCGGCATGTTCGCGGTGCCGATGGAGCAGGTGGTGCGCATCCACGCCTCCTCCGGCACCACCGGCCGCCCGACGGTCGTCGGCTACACGCAGGCCGACCTCGACCACTGGGCCGACCTCGTCGCCCGTTCGCTGCGCGCCGCCGGCGTGCGCCCGGGCATGAAGGTGCACAACGCCTACGGCTACGGCCTGTTCACCGGCGGCCTCGGCGCCCACGCGGGCATCGAGCGCCTCGGCGCGACGGTCATCCCCGTCTCGGGCGGCGGCACGACGCGGCAGGTGCAGCTGATCAACGACTTCAAGCCCGACGCGATCATGTGCACGCCCTCGTACCTGCTGACGATCGCCGACGCCTTCGAGGACGCCGGGCTCGACCCTCGCGAGTCGTCGCTGAAGATCGCCATCTGCGGCGCCGAGCCGTGGACCAACGAGATGCGGGCAGAGCTCGAACGGCGGATGGGTCTGGTCGCGGTCGACATCTACGGCCTGTCCGAGGTCATGGGCCCGGGCGTCGCGAGCGAGTCGGCGATCACGAAGGACGGCCCGACCATCTGGGAGGACCACTTCCTGCCCGAGGTCATCGACGGCGACACGGGCGAGGTGCTGCCCGACGGCCAGATGGGCGAGCTGGTCTTCACGTCGCTGACGAAGACGGCGTTCCCGGTGCTGCGCTACCGCACCCGCGATCTGACGCGGCTGCTGCCGGGCACCGCGCAGCCCACGATGCGGCGCATCGAGAAGATCACCGGCCGCAACGACGACATGATCATCCTGCGCGGCGTGAACCTCTTCCCGACGCAGATCGAGGAGATCGCGCTCGAGATCGAGCACCTGACGCCGCACTTCATCCTCGAGCTCGTGAAGCGCGGGCAGATGGACGGGCTCGTCGTCAAGATCGAGTGCACCCCGGGCGTGAAGCCGGTGGTGTCGACCGCGGCCGCCGAGATCCTGAAGCTGCGCATCAAGGAGCGCATCGGCACGACCGTCGACGTCGAGATCGTGCCGGCCGGCTCGCTGCCGCGCTCCGAGGGCAAGTACAAGCGCGTCTACGACTTCCGCACCACCCCGCCGGTCGAGTAG
- the paaI gene encoding hydroxyphenylacetyl-CoA thioesterase PaaI, whose protein sequence is MTTRDDTWLATVMAETDRAKETFGIEIAELERGRAVLTMDITEGMVNGFGITHGGLVFTLADTAFAYACNEDAHVTVASGADITFAKATHAGQTLTATAERRWKSGRNGIYDVSIVDETGETVAEFRGRSFSTNRTAPSIDPAATPAGAGGPA, encoded by the coding sequence ATGACGACCAGAGACGACACCTGGCTGGCCACGGTGATGGCCGAGACCGATCGCGCGAAGGAGACCTTCGGCATCGAGATCGCCGAGCTCGAGCGCGGCCGCGCCGTGCTCACCATGGACATCACCGAAGGCATGGTGAACGGCTTCGGCATCACCCACGGCGGGCTGGTCTTCACGCTCGCCGACACCGCCTTCGCCTACGCCTGCAACGAGGACGCGCACGTGACCGTCGCCTCGGGCGCCGACATCACCTTCGCGAAGGCCACGCACGCCGGCCAGACGCTGACCGCGACCGCCGAGCGGCGCTGGAAGAGCGGGCGCAACGGCATCTACGACGTCTCCATCGTCGACGAGACCGGCGAGACGGTCGCCGAGTTCCGCGGCCGCTCCTTCTCCACCAACCGCACCGCGCCGTCCATCGACCCCGCGGCCACCCCGGCGGGCGCCGGCGGCCCCGCCTGA